One region of Sardina pilchardus chromosome 18, fSarPil1.1, whole genome shotgun sequence genomic DNA includes:
- the pcbd1 gene encoding pterin-4-alpha-carbinolamine dehydratase encodes MAGKIQSLTVEEREHLLPMLRSAQWVEVVGRDAIYKEFIFKDFNQAFGFMSRVALQAEKMDHHPEWFNVYNKVQITLSTHDCGGLSQRDITLATFIDQASIL; translated from the exons ATG GCCGGTAAGATCCAGTCCCTGAcagtagaggagagggagcacCTGCTGCCGATGCTACGCAGTGCACAGTGGGTTGAGGTGGTGGGGAGGGACGCCATCTACAAAGAGTTCATATTCAAAGACTTCAACCAG GCTTTTGGATTCATGTCACGAGTAGCACTGCAGGCTGAAAAGATGGACCATCATCCAGAGTGGTTCAATGTTTATAATAAG GTCCAGATCACTCTGAGCACGCATGACTGCGGGGGTCTCTCACAACGTGACATCACGCTGGCTACCTTCATTGACCAGGCCTCAATCCTCTGA